The DNA sequence TAGTAAAGACAGGAACATTCCAATCAGTCAGCTGATAATTCCACTAGCCTTTTATTTATTGCTCTAACCTGATATTTCAACCAAGGTTTTATAATCAGAAAATACAAGTACATTGCAATTGGCCCCAACTGTCAAACTGTATCATCTATAATTGCAggaaaactgaaatatacaaaatacaaatactTTTTGAAAAAATGCTCCAAAATTTTGATTTATccacttttgttttgtctgttcaatACGGTTACAGATTTAAGATGTGTACTAATATAGGATGCCTATCAGCAACTCCAAAACCTATTTACACGCCATTAATATGCATCTATTTGCTTTGTTGAAATTGAAAACGAACACCAAAATTTACTGTCATGAATTTGGCACTTGCTTagtaaaacaactgaaaatgtattttattatctgACTGACAAAGATACTGAATTTCTTATGTTTTAAGACAAGCAAAGGCAGCAGATTGTTGCGATGTGTATTGACAAACCTTCTGTGTTTTCCTGATGGTTGGAGTCATGTCTTTGAAGTAGTCCGGCTCTTCGTCATCATTGTTAGGATCAGGAGAAACGTTTCCATTGCCACCTTCAATCTTAATACTAGTAGGAGCTTCTTCATCCCAAGAGCTCCATTCTTCAATCTCTGGCTGTGtggaataacattaaaaaatcatttaaaaatctatCATAAGACAAAAGTGAAGAGGAAGGTGTCTGTGTAGGATTTATCTCTATGAGCCAGAACATTCAAATTGGGAAATGTTGGAAAGCGGACAGACTTTGAATATCTCTACCAAAGCAAGCTACTACACTAgaatacacagagagaggactTTGGACAGGTTCTGTCAAATGACCAAACACTGACCTGTTTTGGTACAGATGATGAAAAATCCACCGTGGTCGGGAGAGTTATTTGATCACCACTGAGCTTGCGGCCCCTTCCACTCCTGTAATATAACACaatagaaaggagaaaagggttAATCAATGTTATAAATAGCAAAAAACAAGGAAATTAACCTACATGTGATCCACCATGCAATGCTCTCTTTGATAATACATTTAACAGAGCAGCATTTATCAGAGCTACTGTACATTACATTAGTTACATGTTCACTTGTGCTTACCTGCATATCAACCTTTTAAAGAAAGCAAGCAAGTTGGCTAGACATGTGCAAATCTTGAAAAGACGGAACTGAGTGATGGCCATGATGAAACTAAGctggaaaaagggaagaaaagataaaatatcAACGTTAGAGTTATGTTTTCATTGCTCCACACCACCAGGGTGTGCGGTGAACACTATCTCCAACTCTCTACTACGCCAATATTTACGCAGGGTGGCATGAAAACAAGGAATAGTAGGCCCGAAGTcacaacacattaaaagaaatgtatgaACAGTAAGCATTAACAACCAGTCAGTCATGTTCTTCCGCATCTTTTCAACGGAGAGCAATGACAACAAACCCCTTTcataatgctaacatgctaatggCTGAAATTGTGCAACTACCAAGTACActacatgaaaaaaataaccaattaaaacaaaaaaaaacacaattaaatgcAATAATGCTATCAAATTTCCATTATGTAGCATACTATTCTCTGCATACAACAAACTACCGTGCTAGGGCTGACGGTAGTTGTTGTGCTGTCAACATATTAGCACACATAGCAACACTCTATTGACTTTACATTAGGTTTTTATACATTCTAGCTactatacaaatacacactcacCTTGCTAGATGTCAGTACACTATTCGCAGAGCAGCTGCTTTCCTCTCGTGTGGCAAAAGAGACAAGTTCATTTATTTGCTAACCGCTGCTTGCTAGCTTAGCCCATAGAAAAACATGATATTCCTCAATCCTTCAATTGTCTAACCAAGACGACACATTGGCGTTAGCAAataatatcactgtcatgtcaTAACCGTGTGTGTCGCAGCTGCACAGCCCGGTGTGTGTTTCATGACCAAACTCTTAAAATTGTGTCGTCGCTCTTCTCTGTCCCACGGCTGCCATCTTTGAGCTGGGAGGAACAGCGTGGTCCTGCCGCATTCATGGGTTCACAAAGTGTGGGAGATATGGGCATCAGAATAATCATTTTTGGCGAAGGATTTTTACTCATATGTCAATGTACTTGCACAGGaatacaacaacacaacaatctTCAGAATAGACACAAAAACTGACTATATACATAATGAAGCCTCCTCTGGGAACTATATTACCATATTAGTAGGTAGTATAAGGTAGCTAGTAGGTGGTAGGTAGTTATGTGCAGTATACAATGcaattcatttaaatataatatataatatattgtatTGACTGACATGTATTGTAGATTTTGTATATTGGACTAAAATGAATATACATCATTTTTAGatcctgtgtgtattttggtGGTTCAAGGTCATAAGATAATATtagatgtatctttattgatccctctTGGGAGAAATTGAACGTGTACTAAAAATAGAATCAAcaacaaataagacaaaaataggataaaataaaatactacagtaaactGGAAATAAATTAATGTGCAATGTGTTCTCCAGcatcatttacattcatttctatACACACTGGTCACCCTCATAAACATGGATTGATTTTCTGTAGGCTATGTTGTTATACAGTATCCTTTTCAGTTTATGGCTGTCAGGGTAGGTACTGAATACTGTTCAGTCGAGAACAGAATCCCACATGGGTACTGTATGCAGTCCACTGTTGTTCAAAATCATGATTTCTCACATTTTTGAACAGGAGAGCAGTGGCGTACGCAGAAATTGTATTTTCGGTAGGATTAGTTAGAAAATCTGACCGAAGAAAAGTTAGAAGAATATAGAACAAATGGACAAACTGGAAACTCTGTCCTGTCTGAGGGATCAGGCAAAAGGGACTCgaacaaacaacacacatacatggcAAGAATTTGAGAATTTGACTGTGGTTTAATGGCTCTCAATGTATTTACACAGAATAACAATACACCAATCttcaaaaaacattcacaagGAATGACTATATACAGGTGAAGCTACTTGTGCAGAAACCAAATAGTGCAAAGAAGTGACGAGTGCAAGGAgtgatgaaataaatattacattcattgtaaagaagaagagacttttttatttttttaatttttttacatataatagGCGGTTATGTACAGTATCATACCACACATAACATGACAAATATCTACTCACCTAATTGAATATCCTAAATAAACAGATGTTGTATAGAAAATGTAGcgttttctccctctctctcactctcactttctctcttttttaatattgttaGCTGCCGATCCACTGCTACATAgttgtccagtaggtggcggtactaCACCTTTAGGCTGGTTTGCCCAGCACCAATAAACTCAAACGAAGAAGAAAAGGAACGCAGCACAAACTATCCAATCAGCACACGACTGGGACGGAAGTGGCACATTTGAAAACTGGCAGTTGAAGTAGAGGATTTTTCGTGCCCCAACAAGTGAAAAAGGACTAATTACAACGTAGATACGGtgagttatattattattactatcataATCTATTTAATTGTTTTGGGGAAAAAGACTTTACACTTATATTTGACCGCAATCCGCGTAATTAGTAAGGAAACCAACTCGCAGACCTCGTTGACGTTAACAACATCGCTACATGTCAGCTGGCTAGCTAATCCAGCTAACTCAGGTTGTAAACACGAAAGAGTTCAACAATATGTAAAGAAACGGTAGCACTGCCCAGTAATCTACCTTGAATAAGTCGATCAAACTTTTATTTGCTTCGCAGGATACCCACAATGACTCATAAAGACACGTATTAATACTGAACGAGGTTAAAGCCAAACAAACGACACATAATTAAGCAGCATAATTAAGCAGCGTGTCGTTGTGGCACCTGAAATTATTTACAGTTAACTTTATGATGTTGTCTAAACTTTATGTTAAATGTCACTTGAAAGTTActgttttagtttctttttttgaagTGGGGTTGTATGAGATACTTATCTTAGTGTATAACCTGCAGTAGATGGGGGTCGGTGTTATATCTGACCCGGTTTTAAATGTCTTAGACATCGCTAAATACAAGTGTAAACAACCACCAAGATGCTTTGTCAGTCAAACCACTTACTGAGGTGGTCTCTGACCCATTTACCCACATTTTTGGAAGTGTAAACGCTAATGGGTAACGTTACTGATTCTGTTACATCCAGCCCCGCCCCTATCGAGACTCCAGAGGAAGCGCTCGTTCACAAAAAGCTCGCCCCCGAGATGCTTTACTAATGAATCCTTCAGTCAGAGGGGAAAACCACAGCTTGGAGGGAAATAATCAAACAAGGGCAGCAGCATTGGCATCGTGCAACAAAAGGAAGACACgtgaaatacaaaataaagttggAGTGGGAAGAAATTGTTTAATCAAAACACCAAAGAGCAAGTCATAAGTTGATTAAGAATTAGTCAGCAACCTGAATAGTACACTTTTTATTAAGGAAAAGCAGCAAACTGGTCATTATAATCTGTGTCTGGATTTTTGAGACGAAATGGACTGATTACAAAACTAGTACAGTTCATCATTAAATTTAGAGGCAGGTAGTAATGCAACTAAAGGATGTCATCTACCCTAAAAACCTAAAGAAGAACGATGTGCTTGTACCAGTGGGGTACTGCGTGGAGAGCAAAGGTTCTAAACTAACATTTCTATCTGATAAATGTTGTATTCTAGAAGTGAAAGGCACATTTCATGACTGTCTAattatattttgaaaaatggGAAAACGGAACCCGTTTGTTGCATTTCTCATATCAAAAGAAGCAACTActgttataaaatatatttatgagagagagagtcttcATTTTGGATATTGTAGACTTTTGGAAGAAGTGTTTGCTCATTCACATTACTGTGGTTTTATAAGCTCTGTTGTCCATTTTATCTCAGCCTTTTAGAGTAAACTATATCTGATGGTTTTCTGTCCCAACAATTACACTTTGATCATGTTTTACCGAAAAAAGGTCAAAAGAAAATTAggatttaaaaagtaaaatcatcACAGTGTTTTAAGGTTTTATCTTTGTCTTAAAACCACCTCCATTATAGCTGCCCCCGTCCACATCAGTACATTGTTTAGCTTCTGTCCTGGTACATGTGCCTGTTTCTCCAAACTGGGAGGCGTGCCTACCATCATCTACTGTAGGTGATACACTGACTTTAGATCAGCACCTCATATAACCCCACTTCAACAAATCTGAACTATCTGTTGAAGGCCTtttcaaaggtcagaggtcatgtgtGCCACTAATGCACACTTCATGCCAAATGAGGAATCagtaaataaaattgaattgtcaTAAATCTGTCAATTtcagatggaggaagaggagcataCAGACAGAAAGCAGCAGCTTGCCATGCTTTATCAAAAgctcaacaaaataaaaaagtctcTCAATGAAGAAAACGGTATGTAGTCCCGTCATGGTAAGAGCAAAACTAATATATCCCATACTTCATCAAGTCATCATAACACTTTGCACATGTTACAGATGATGCTGACAATATTGGCAAGATCATCAGCTCAAACTCTCCTGAAGAGTGCCTCTCATATTTGATGGACCTGGAGAAGAAAGGGGACCCTCACTTGGACTGTGACCACCTCAccagactgactgacttctGCAGCAGAGTATTCTCCAGTATGCCACTTGGAAAACACTGTCAAAATGAGAGCTATGCCAGGATGTTGGTCAGATTTGCAGAGCTGAAAGCGTGAGTAACCAAGTGATTACTAATGTCTCAAGACCTTTGTCCACTTAGAAGTTGTAATTCCAACTACATCAGGGAAACTGAAGTGGTGAAGAGTATCAGACATATGTTTAAATAGTCATATAATAGCCTATATTTaaacagcaataaaacatgaatactATGATCTAACAAATACATCGTAGTCAGCAGAATGAACTCATCACAAACTCAAGCCAAAGTGTAGGGATGTTGATGGAATGTGTGGGTTTTGAATCACATGACCGAACACTCAGGGAATCTCTGTGTCTTAGCAGCAGATGCAATACCAAACCTTTGCATAATATAAGCTTATATTTCAATTGTCTCATCTCCCTGACCAGCCTTTTTCAGAAGACATGAGGCGGTTGTACCATTGTTCTTATGCTGTTCTTCTCTTTTTAGAATTCAAGATGTTAATGAGGCAGAAACCAACTTCATTGTGGCAACATCTCACAGCCAGAACTTTGCATTTGTCCACGTCGCGCATGCACAGTTTGAAAATTCTCAAGGTAcagaaatgcagtttttttctttgttccaaCATCTTCATGATATGTGATCTGGGGTATTTCAGTGTCTATAAGTGCTATATCACTTTACCAGGCAACACCAAGAGAGCCCTTTATATATTGAATAACGCCATCGAACTGGGTGCCAAACCAAAGGAACTGCTGGAGTCCGCCTTGCAGAGCATGCAGACAGGGAAAACACAACCCCCCTGTTCAGAGGACAAGGAAAATTTACCACGTTAGTATTTTTCCATGTTTTGTTTCATGGCTGATCGCCTATATTTAGTTTACTTCACAGATATACAGCATTTACATAGTCAGTTTGCTGTtatgtatgttatattataaCCATATCATTATTTGATTTTCATAGTTGTCGTCTTTTCTGTCTTACAGTATTGTCCAACAACGTCGTGCACGATTCTGTGAAAAAAGGCTCTGAGTTCCAGAAAGTAAGCAGGATATCAGATGGGACTGGTGACTTGCAGCTCTTCAGCATTTTTGGTTCAGGGTAAGAATGAAAGCGCAGCTTTGGAAACTTAATAAGGCTTAAGCTTAGTCAGAAATGCATCATGTGTTGCGTCTCCTCTGTGGCTCTTAGGACTGAGCCCCTTGGGGCATCATCAGATGACCAGCTACCAGGATGGAGATCTGCATCTCAACGCAAGAGAGCAGTCGGCTTGGTGAGAGCTGAATTACTTCCTGCTTGCCATCTCTTACTCTTTCTAATAGTTCATGAAAACTAATTAACCAAACTGTCcctgatgggttttttttatttgcattgtgAACTTCCAGCCAGGTAGAGTCCCCATAGTTTCTTTATCTATCCCAGaaaaggatgatgatgatgactacaATAATGGAAGGCCCCCTAAGAGAAAGGATTCATCAATCCCCTTCAGTTCGTCCAGGTAATTTTGTAGACTGAAATTGATTTCCCAAACTTTTTCATGTAAATGCTTTCCAGCTACATGCCATATGAAAACAGTTTGTTGCTAAATGAAATCCATGTTATGCATAATACTTTAAACATAGCTGCTTTTACTAAGTATAGCGTAACATTGGTGTGATAAATATGGTCGTCCAGGGAACAGCTGTAGTTCACCAAATGCCACGTAACACAACAGTAATGGTGGAAACACTTTTCTTTCCCAGATGCCTTTCTTGATTTAACAATTGAAGGCACATTTTGTTAAACATCTGTAGAAAATTCACAGCTGTGGTCGTCAGGATGTGGTAATAGCTTCTATTTGTATATTGTAAAGCATCGCTTTTAAGTTATTTTGTTTTGCTGCTGAGAAACCACATGGTCCCGCATAAAAATTGATTGAATAATGACACTGCTGTAATGTGTTAAGCTGAATTTTGTGATTTGTCATCCCCCCTGTTGACTTGTAATTCTTTTCAagtgttgtaatgtttttatgGCATCTATTGATCTCTACAAAATGGGAGTTTTAATATATTGCAGAGACTTAATTGGTTCAATTGTATTTTTAGGCAAACATCTGGTTCTAGCGTGAGCAAGATGTTTGGGTCCTCAAAGAAAATTGCTGGCGATGGACATTTACTCAATCTTCAGGTTGGTGTAATCAATCTTGTTTTGGACTATAGCGCCAGAATCCTCAAAGGGTTTTTTCACTCAATGGTTTTCATTATCTTTGCTCAGGACAGATGTTTAACATGAAGAACGAAGTGTAATGACTGTCTCTCATATTGTGCTTGCAGCCGCCAACCCTCAGTCCAGATCATTGTCCATGGGAAGACCAGGCCACTGTGGACTCAACCACTactctccttcacacacacacaaaagacaccTTGAGGATGGAAGGTACTAGATCATCAAGAAAATATGCCACACCATAATACTCTAGATCTGTTTGAACATTGAGCAAGTCTCGTCATTCGCTGATGACATGTTGCTTTTCCTTTGCAGATGTCACTTACACTTTTGACCAGATCGTCAATTCAAATTCCCCCGAGTCATGTTGGACTTACCTAAAGAACCTGGAGAAAAGAGGCAACCCTCACACAGACATCAGCCTCCTTAATAAGCTCAAGGATTGTTACTCCAAAGTGTTCTCCAGGCTGCCAATAAGACAATACAGCAAAAACGCCAGCTATGCCAGAATCCTGGTCAGATATGCAGAACTCAAAgggtgagtgtgtatgtatgtaaatgatgGACATTTTGTCACAAAGCCATTATAAAGAGAGATGCCAAATATAATGGAATTATTGCCCAGCCCCTGGTGTGGTGTGTTTGTTACTGAGACAGTTgcccctttcacacatgcagtctGCTTCTGAAATGTTCAGTGACATTTCCTGCCTGGGGTCGTGTGTAAATTCAGGGAAATCTGTACCTCCAATTTCCCAACCCAAGACCTAGTAACATTTCAGTGGAAATGCTGCTTGTTAATGAAAGCAATAATATTGCAGAGAcaagtatgtaaagggttatgtccatctgacaaaaaacactttcatgTGGAATGAACCAATCACATGACTGATTACGTATCTGAATCAGCAGCCTGTTTAAATTTGTCATGATAATCATTCTGCAGttgaatgctttttttaaagaatggcTGGAAATGTGACAGATTCAGAAATGAGGGATCCTCGCATCTGCTGGACTGGCATTGGCATGGCATGAGTGAAAAGGCGCAATGCGCCAATGTTGTTGGATGCAGCTGCATGTGTGAATAGTGAAATCACTAGCTGTGTCTGGAAGATTATCCCGTTAATTGACTGGGAACTATGTGTAAAAGCGGTTAATGACAGAACTGTTGGTATTCCTGCATGTCTATTCTTGTTTAACATTAGTGCATGCTTCCCATcaatcacttttttaaaaaggctatTGTCACCAAAATGTCCACTTCAATCTTTGAAGTTCAACATCAAATGATTGTCTGGTGATTTTTAATGGTAACCATAttactttctttattttttcttttaaagcattGAAGACCCAGATGAAGCCAATGACCACTTCATAGTCGCAAGATCCAACTGCAAAGGCTTTGCCTTTGTCTACGTAGCACATGCCCAGTTTGAGGTTTCTCAAGGTAGAAtgtctcatttattttcattttccagaAATTTGATATAttgaatacacaaacaaaatgcaCATAGCTGCACTGTACACTACTGATTTACTCTTTAACAATATAAGAACGAGACTTTATAACTGATTATCTGTTCTATCAGTATCCTAATTATAAAACTTACAACTGTGCAGTTCTTCTAAAGCAACATTCACAGTATCACAGCTTTTGCATGTGTCTCCTCTATGCAGTCTGTTGTGACAGTCCTACACTGACATACAAACTGCATTAATTAATGCTGCATGAAAGTTAAAATGAGCTAAGCTTCGACCTTAGCTTTGACTGTACCTTTGTGAGTTCAGACAGTGGCTGATAGTGATGTGAATAAAGGGAGGATGAAATGATAGTTATATAATAGTTATATAAAAAAGtagttttctttaaaacaaaacaaaactgtacaataacaaatcatcatcatcatcacaatgaCCCCAAAGGGAAAACATCTGCTGGAAAAATTTGAGCGTTAGGTTCAACTAGCAGGTTTGGTACAAAAACACTGAGTCTCCAGCGATCAGACTGCTGTTCATATTCAAATTTTAGAAACGCTTTTTTCACCTGATAATCAGAACAGATGGAAAAGCAaatattaagtgtttttttgtctataaaatggtgaaaacaTGTTGATCACTGTTTGCCAAAACCCAAGGTGACATCCTCCAGTGTTAAAGCTTTTTCTAGACCAACAGCCGataacccaaagatattcagtttattgacacagaagactaaagaaaccagacaaCATTAACATTAGAGAAGCTGGAATTACTGGACTTTGAATGAGTAATCAATAATTGAAACTGTTGATTCATAATTTAATAGTTGacaactaatcaactaatcgTTTTGGCTATAAATATGACTGTTGATAGACTATTAGTCAGTGAAGTTGATGCTAATCAGCCTTTTTGTAAaatataaagtacattttttcttattccctcttttttttttttttttaaaggtaatgTGGTCAAAGCAACTTCAATCCTGCACAAAGCCCAGACACTAAATGCCAAGCCAGCTGAGCTCGTGGAGTTGGCCATACGTAACCTTAAAGCTGGAGAAAAACAGCTGGTACCCACCAGGGAGGAGGAACAACCTACAGGTAGAGACTCACTGAAGGGTCAATCTTTGTCGATTTCAAATCACTGGGATGGACGTAGAGTGAAATTTTACAATTGTTCAAATTCATCTTTCTTTTAGATTTGCAAACAGTCATGGCATCTTGTGCGGGAAACCAGGAATTGCCGCTTCCTGCTCGGCTCCCTGTGAACCGCTCAGTGGAACAGCCTAAACCTGCCAGCAAGGAGACCCTGTCAGAGTGGAAGATGCCAACTCTGATTAACCGCCATGTTTCTCCTGAGGTCTGATAAAAtgatatatagttatatactacTATGTGATATACCACTATTTAATGCTATACAGTTACTATTAAATGGCAGCTACTACTGTTAGAGTAACAGCCTCTGCACATCTGACAACATGATATATTTGTTGATTTTCTTCTGCCTCCACTTTTACCTGATTTCTGAATCTAAATAGTTAAACCTGTGTGTTGTCACttctctttgtttattttaaatcattgaCACACTGAACCAGATTTCGTTTTCAATCTCAAATCATTGCTTTTCCTTACAGGATAAACGGATAACACCACCTGACCTCAGACTTGTTCCTCGAGTGAAGGAGTCCATCCCTACTCCATCTCTCAATCTTCCGTCCAGACCGAACCCACAGACAGTCTGTCAGACACCAAACAGCTACAGAAACCCCTCTGCCAACAGGTAACATCTTGATCTGGACGTCCCCAGGTTCTGTAAAATAATCGATTTTCgttaaaggtgcaatgtgtagaatttagtggcatcttgcagaatggacttggcagaaattgaatattcataagtatgtttttaattagtgttgTAATCAccttagtgtgttttttttgttaccttttttaaaacaaaaacatactttattaaaacacttaaaatgctCCTTTTGGAATTTAATTTTCATATGAATGAACATTTTGCTCACTCTTACAAAcccatttgttttatttctgtctctctccccttcaGCTTTGTTACCCCTGTTGTAAAGAGAGAGCATGTAGTGTATTCCTCTGCAGTAGCAGCACACAGAGCTGGACCTGGTCAGCAGCCCTGCACACCTCTAAACCAAGCACCATGTTTCCAAACTCCTAAGGTACAACATGATCACACCTTACCTTTGCTTTCATCTATCCTTCCAGGAATTGAGCCTTAGAAATGTCTTTCTGATTCTAAGGTTCCTAcacaaaaagacatttgagcTGTAATGCaagttatatttttaatctcatttcaGGCTTCCCTCAGCACATTGTCAAATGAATCTCTAACCATTAAAGACAAGCAGTTCTTCATTCTCAAGATGATTGGACGAGGTGGATCTAGCAAGGTAAAACATGCAAACAGCgttcattgtttttggcagagTTCCAacacttttgttgtttttaccattagAGTCttttgatgattgattgattgattgagttttgCCTTACAGGTCTACCAGGTCCTCGATCacaaaaaacagctgtttgCTGTGAAATACGTTGACCTGGAAGGGACTGATGATCAGACTATAGAAAGCTACAAAAATGAGATAGAACATCTGAACCACTTGCAGCAGTTCAGCGATCAAATTATAAAGCTCTATGACT is a window from the Scomber japonicus isolate fScoJap1 chromosome 10, fScoJap1.pri, whole genome shotgun sequence genome containing:
- the ebag9 gene encoding receptor-binding cancer antigen expressed on SiSo cells; this encodes MAITQFRLFKICTCLANLLAFFKRLICRSGRGRKLSGDQITLPTTVDFSSSVPKQPEIEEWSSWDEEAPTSIKIEGGNGNVSPDPNNDDEEPDYFKDMTPTIRKTQKIVLKKREPLNYLVPDGSSGFSSRLAASQDMMTFTAPSAELGEMDTWQGDTNAWEDESDAAWEAEEVLRQQKMAEREKRSMEQQRRKMEKDVQRMMKKEQKIAVKLS
- the ttk gene encoding dual specificity protein kinase Ttk: MEEEEHTDRKQQLAMLYQKLNKIKKSLNEENDDADNIGKIISSNSPEECLSYLMDLEKKGDPHLDCDHLTRLTDFCSRVFSSMPLGKHCQNESYARMLVRFAELKAIQDVNEAETNFIVATSHSQNFAFVHVAHAQFENSQGNTKRALYILNNAIELGAKPKELLESALQSMQTGKTQPPCSEDKENLPLLSNNVVHDSVKKGSEFQKVSRISDGTGDLQLFSIFGSGTEPLGASSDDQLPGWRSASQRKRAVGLPGRVPIVSLSIPEKDDDDDYNNGRPPKRKDSSIPFSSSRQTSGSSVSKMFGSSKKIAGDGHLLNLQPPTLSPDHCPWEDQATVDSTTTLLHTHTKDTLRMEDVTYTFDQIVNSNSPESCWTYLKNLEKRGNPHTDISLLNKLKDCYSKVFSRLPIRQYSKNASYARILVRYAELKGIEDPDEANDHFIVARSNCKGFAFVYVAHAQFEVSQGNVVKATSILHKAQTLNAKPAELVELAIRNLKAGEKQLVPTREEEQPTDLQTVMASCAGNQELPLPARLPVNRSVEQPKPASKETLSEWKMPTLINRHVSPEDKRITPPDLRLVPRVKESIPTPSLNLPSRPNPQTVCQTPNSYRNPSANSFVTPVVKREHVVYSSAVAAHRAGPGQQPCTPLNQAPCFQTPKASLSTLSNESLTIKDKQFFILKMIGRGGSSKVYQVLDHKKQLFAVKYVDLEGTDDQTIESYKNEIEHLNHLQQFSDQIIKLYDYEITNSYIYMLMECGNLDLNTWLRNRKTVNPLERKFYWKNMLEAVHTIHTHGIVHSDLKPANFVIVNATLKLIDFGIANRIQPDVTSIMKDSQVGTLNYMPPEAIKDTSSQPGKARAKISPKGDVWSLGCILYCMTYGKTPFQSITNQITKLHAIIDPSHKIEFPDISEKDLLDVLKRCLVRNPRERVSITELLEHPYLQLKPQASPQPERNSDLQRILTDLAALQSPNSIIRAANNLAKMCSSGRKLDVAECAKSSS